The nucleotide window AATTTGGACATTGAAGATTGGCTTGACACACAAAATGATTCTGCAGATATTTATGTTTTGGGGTAAAATTTTCTCTTATTACTTTACATTATTTGTAAGAATCAACTTCATAGACACTAAATTGTTGTAAGATTGATTCCTTTGGCGATTAGATCCTATACAAGTGCTTCTGCATCTCCGACAAAATCCTAACCCTTAGATTAATCTAATATCTCAAACAGTTAGACTAACGGTTGAGAGATCAACACACTCATCAGATCCCAATAAATCTCAACGGTTAGATTAATCTGGTGATTAAGATTTGGTTTGAGGATCAAAGAGGATCAAAGCCTATAAAGTCCCTCCTTTTCACTACAATCATTGACTAGGGATTTAGATTTGATGTAGTCACAAATCTCACCGTTTACATAGTCAACACATCGATGACCGTAGGATTAAGATCAAATGATCCATATTTCAAGTTCAGTATTttagagttttaaaaaaaaatcaaaattagtttattttatacatCATCCGATCTCGATTCATCGATGTTTTGACTTCATGAATTTGTGACCACAGAAAATCCAAATGCATTGATTAGTTTAGTAGTATTTGATGTGATAAACTTGTAGCAGGTTCCAAGAAATTGTACCTCTAAATGCAGCAAATGTATTAGGTCCTCAAAACAAGAAAATTTCCATGAAGTGGAATTCCCTCATTGGGGCAACCCTTAACAATAAAAGACCTATGAAGGTAGTTGAAGAAGACAAAAAGGCAGAACCTCAAAAGATATATCCATTGAAGGAACAAACTTGTGAAGAGGTTgaaaatgttgatgattttcAATGCATCATAAGTAGGCAATTGGTAGGAATGTTCATTACTATTTGGGCAAGATGTGACCTTTATCAATCTATCAAGCACTTGAATGTCTCATCTGTTGGATGTGGAGTCCTGGGTTGCTTGGCGAACAAGGTCAGTTTCGGCATAGCATATAgaaattaatgttttaaaaactgaaTCGCCGATTAGATCGTGAATTTGGTACCGTCAACGATTTGGTTATTTGAGCAGTTCGATCGCAGTTTCATTCCGGTTCGATCATGATTTAGAAGTCTCGCAAGCTCGATtaagtttttaaaacattgagaGAAATAGaaagcatatttttttttaaaaaataagttaaggttTGAGAATTTAGTTGCtagttttaaaatttgaaaagaattattaaatattttgttgatcTTAAAATGCAGGGTTCAATATCAATTAGATTTTTCTTGCATGAAACAAGCTTCTGCTTTATATGCAGCCATCTAGCTTCAGGTGGGAAAGAAGAAGACAAGAGACAAAGAAATGCTAATGCAGCTGATATTTTGTCCCAAACAAACTTCCCTGTTGGTCCTCTGCATGATCTGCCTCAGAAAATTATTGATCATGAGTAAGatatatatttcaattatatGTACAACTTTAATCATGCACAATTTCATATATTGAGttatacaaaattaaaagatatcATTTAGAAATTAAGGAATAAGCCACTAACTAGAAGATATGTGTTTGATTACAATTACAATGAAAACCTAACACTTCCCTTAATCCCCCTAGTTGTTGGATTTAAGATCATGGTTTCAAAGTTTTTTTGGAATAACAAATTCTTAAAagttgtgagtttttttttatttatttaatacgaCTTGCATACTAAAATAACTTGGTGAATATTTGGATTGACGGTAAGTTTGGTCAAATCACATTCTGTCGCCAAAATTTTGACAAAAGCTACACTTTAGAGTCTTAACAATTTTGCGTCATTGTGGTTTTGTTAAACTCACCGACAATTTATACATGCACTTAGACCATTATATAAGTTTggtaaatttcatttcattgaacTTCATCTGAAATGGGTACTTGGTAAAACATGCAGCCGAGTTGTGTGGCTAGGAGACTTGAACTACAGGATAGATATGTCACATTCTGCAACACAGTCCTTGATCAAGAAAAGAGAATGGGAAACCTTATTGAAACATGATCAAGTAAGGTTTAtaagttttgtttttgcatAGCAATATTTTTAGATGTATTTGCACTTTTATTCCCTCTTATTAGTACGATGAAGGCTCAACGGTATTATCATATCCAGATTCAACATTGTGGAAGAGAAGAAGCGGTTCTTACTGTGGACCATAGACACATAGAGTGATTTTGGTCTCTCAAgatttttgaacaaattaaTCTCTATTTTTAAAGTATAAGTCGGTCGCATATCCAAAtacaatgttttaaaataagattgAATCGGTCAATTCAACCTTTAAAATGAGTAATTCaccatttgatttgatttcagttgtattttaatttgattgagCTGAATTACGTAGTGTTAAACTGGTTGAACcaattattatttactttttatatttatttatttgtaatccGATTCAACCATGTTTAAATCTATTGAACCATTACTTGGAGGCCACACTGGTTCGATCTCTGgtccaaattcattttttaaaaatatttagaggGACTAAGGGggaatcaatattattttatttaccacAATTGTATTCATAATTTGAAACTCTTTCCAAATTATATAGCTAAAGATGGAGCTGAAAGAGGGTCGTGTATTCCAAGGTTGGCATGAAGGATCTATAGAATTTCCACCTACATACAAATACCATCCAAATTCTGATGATTATATAGGTTGTAATCAGCAACACATGAGCAAAAAGAGACGTTCCCCAGCATGGTAATCAACTAATCATAGTaacatattttcaatatatgcattttttttttctcagcTTTAGTCTAACTTAGGTTTGAAGGCATCATCATTTGCCTAGCAGTAATTGTTCCTGAAATATCAAGGTTTGAGTAAAGGTTCAGAAGCTCTCCTTAAAATCTCCAACAGGTTGATCTACTTACAAAGACGCATAGCCTGTTTGGAGTCACAGTAGGAATGTGGCCTGACGAACGGTAGCTTCCAAGTGAAAGTGAATTGTCACCATAGTTTGTTACTTTTCCGAAGTATGTTTGATTCTGAGTTCTCTCTCAGCCAAAAAATCGAAGCTAAATACATGTTTTGTAACTTAAATACTTGCAAATTTTctcatacaatttttttcatgTACGAATTGGATTGTCTTCAGTATATACACCACTAACAATCCATTGAAAGCTTGAAGAAGAGCTTTTTCACCTTTACTCAAACTTGTGTTTCAGGAAGAAACAATAATCAaacatttgtatttttattttaatcatgtcTAACtagggaaaaataaaatatattatcctCCACCGTGAAACcaaccaaacacacatataaTGAACAAATTCATGCTTCAAATGCTTTCTTTTCAACTATTAACACACAATGATATACTCTAACCACAAGAAAGTACTACTGCAGGTGTGATAGAATAATATGGTTTGGAAAGGGAATGAGGCAAATTCAATACAACAGGAGTGAGTCAAAACTTTCCGATCATAGACCAGTACAAGCAATGTTCACAGCTGATATCAAGGTGGCAGCAACGAATTATAAATGATTCAAAGTACTACAAAGGCATTTCATCCAAGAGATTTTAGTTCTCATTGTATACCATTCTTGAAAGAGGTTTTAGAATCTAAGAAAGGCATGTATATGGCTGAAATCTTTGAGTGATGTGATTCTTTTGCCTTTAAGGATAAACATTACTATTTGTGTTTTCCCGCTTCTTGTAATAGAGAATACATAGGGGAGCAGCAGAAAGAatgattttctctattttttgaGAGGGTTGTTGTGATTTATGAAACATTCCCCTCAAATTGTTACTTGGTGATGCATGTGTTTTACTCAAATGTAATAAGTTATGGTATCAGAACAAACTCATCAAAATTTAATATCCTTTATGTAGTTAGTATTAAAATGTAAGAAGTTCTGGTATCAGAACAATAAAGAACATATTAAAAAAGTTAGTAGTAATGCTCAGAAAGTGCAGACACCTATATGAAAGTTGTTTGGCCGAGCAAGCTAAATCAGACTTCAATGCGAATTGTTAAACACCACAAACAGAAATAAGATAGATATCAGTAGCTCCTCTGCTGTTGCAAAAGCAAAGCGTGTCGTTTCAATATCACATTGCGGAAAATCTTAACATGTCATTGGAAAAGTGaaaatatgatttgtgtgaACATCAAGGGATTGCGATTGTCGATAACCACAACGAGTGAAAAGTTATCTTCATCATATCTTTCATGTAACAGGAGAATGTTGTCAATCTAAcctataacaaaataaatacaagTCTTCCTATTTAATAACTAATACTGGTGGTGGGGAAAATCCAGGCCAGCTTACTACTTACAACATACGATGGCTGCATGCAACAGTACTAGGTGGCTAAGAAGTAGGTTCAAATGCAGCTTGTTGATGCCAAACACCGTTGAGATTAGACTGCCATAATCGGACCATTCCATCGTTACCTGTAGTAGCCAACGTCATTCCACTCATATCCCACTCCATTTGCCACACCTGAACAACATTTAATGAAACTTTAATTCAAGCATCTATATGATGTTTGAAAGAAGACAACGTGAAAAGTAGACTTGAACCaaaaaatatagtcaaaatCATACCGCGCCTTCATGACCAGATAACACTGCAACTCTATCTACTGGAAGTCTCCCATTATGATCAGGATTCAATCCTAGTTGCCATATTCCAATTCCCTTGTGAGTTGCAACAGCTATGATCTCATAGGGTCTACAAGAAATTCATATTAGTAAGTAACAACTCATCTTTCTTTGACTACATAAGAAAATAGTGCTAGAGTTAATTACAGCCTATGCAGTGCATAACCGCATACTTCCTTGTGTTGATGTGTAATTGGTTTTACAATatgacaaaaatttatttaaacagaattgattttgtaaaatagattttggcaaaaagtgagttgaatataAACTGGTTTATGTGTAGATACATTCATATAAACGTGGGtgaaacaataaatttgagggtaaaaattaattgattgtAAAGCTCAAATTAGAATAAATCCTGGAGGCAAGATTAAATTTACACCCCTAGAATCCATTTTGCCTCCACTTAACTGACACGAAATCATGTCTACACAGCAGTGCAACATTTTGATGCCGGCAGCAATGCTATATAAGGAAGTGAAACTAATAGATATGACAGAAATGTTTCTAACTTTATGCAACTTTTACCTGCCAATATTTGGTGCCCATGCGACGGCATAAACCTGATCACCCTTGTCCTCGGGCAGTGATAATTCTGCCACGGGAAGCCATCTTTGATGAGCTTGATCAAACTCCCATACCTGCGCAAAAAACATACTATACGTCAGAGATGTGGAAATAGCCCAAACCTAGAAAGAGAAGGTTGGGGAGAACATTCTTTGGTGATTTGTTCAGACTATTTGCAAGTTCAGACTTAAACATAGATGGCGAGACGATAGCCATACCAAGGAAATTTAAGATATGCG belongs to Medicago truncatula cultivar Jemalong A17 chromosome 6, MtrunA17r5.0-ANR, whole genome shotgun sequence and includes:
- the LOC11412656 gene encoding type IV inositol polyphosphate 5-phosphatase 9 isoform X2 — encoded protein: MQGIKLSESKILRKILSRNSSETKQETTSLNQASENSTRQFYHQTKKIFVGSWNIGGIAPPHNLDIEDWLDTQNDSADIYVLGFQEIVPLNAANVLGPQNKKISMKWNSLIGATLNNKRPMKVVEEDKKAEPQKIYPLKEQTCEEVENVDDFQCIISRQLVGMFITIWARCDLYQSIKHLNVSSVGCGVLGCLANKGSISIRFFLHETSFCFICSHLASGGKEEDKRQRNANAADILSQTNFPVGPLHDLPQKIIDHDRVVWLGDLNYRIDMSHSATQSLIKKREWETLLKHDQLKMELKEGRVFQGWHEGSIEFPPTYKYHPNSDDYIGCNQQHMSKKRRSPAWCDRIIWFGKGMRQIQYNRSESKLSDHRPVQAMFTADIKVAATNYK
- the LOC11412656 gene encoding type IV inositol polyphosphate 5-phosphatase 9 isoform X1; protein product: MHHECIFCPKIMQGIKLSESKILRKILSRNSSETKQETTSLNQASENSTRQFYHQTKKIFVGSWNIGGIAPPHNLDIEDWLDTQNDSADIYVLGFQEIVPLNAANVLGPQNKKISMKWNSLIGATLNNKRPMKVVEEDKKAEPQKIYPLKEQTCEEVENVDDFQCIISRQLVGMFITIWARCDLYQSIKHLNVSSVGCGVLGCLANKGSISIRFFLHETSFCFICSHLASGGKEEDKRQRNANAADILSQTNFPVGPLHDLPQKIIDHDRVVWLGDLNYRIDMSHSATQSLIKKREWETLLKHDQLKMELKEGRVFQGWHEGSIEFPPTYKYHPNSDDYIGCNQQHMSKKRRSPAWCDRIIWFGKGMRQIQYNRSESKLSDHRPVQAMFTADIKVAATNYK